In Anopheles gambiae chromosome 2, idAnoGambNW_F1_1, whole genome shotgun sequence, a single window of DNA contains:
- the LOC1281036 gene encoding sex-regulated protein janus-A — protein MNPICRLGAKHILRKTIPGNVVSRTFAKMVDAKLDAVPVVDIDEGIFKYVLIKVYGQEQTDGTTPSKLIVRGFNRAQWHSDIYDEVSSALLGLGLETECLGGGRIENRSDLKQIKVYGYSQGYGKADHIETRMLLLTKYPDHNITCSDEGY, from the exons ATGAACCCAATTTGCCGGCTTGGTGCCAAACATATTTTGCGGAAAACTATTCCCGGAAACG TCGTTAGCAGAACCTTTGCCAAAATGGTCGACGCCAAGCTGGATGCCGTGCCGGTCGTGGACATAGACGAGGGCATCTTCAAGTACGTGCTGATCAAAGTATACGGCCAGGAGCAGACGGACGGCACCACACCGTCCAAGCTGATCGTGCGCGGCTTCAACCGGGCCCAGTGGCATTCGGACATCTACGACGAGGTCAGCTCGGCCCTGCTCGGACTCGGGCTCGAGACGGAGTGTCTTGGTGGTGGGCGAATCGAGAACCGGTCCGACCTGAAGCAGATCAAAGTGTACGGGTACTCGCAGGGGTACGGCAAGGCGGACCACATCGAAACGCGCATGCTACTGCTGACCAAGTACCCGGACCACAACATAACCTGCTCCGATGAAGGATACTGA
- the LOC1281037 gene encoding pseudouridylate synthase TRUB2, mitochondrial, with protein sequence MALKLVKDAPTVWNYLNGVVNLYKPAGVTVQQVRNTIIHNLCRDLNQLEVRPSLQRVVIENNLDAKLVVRKVEDLSDNVLVTGPRYQPDDIKCRFCANHGRFTSGVIALGINNGTNLAFRLQQNRPLRVYRVTGFLGKATETHFADSRVTARATISHIGSEKIGRLLAAIQASHQRKMFELSGIDIQSQAAYELACKGTIRPADNRLPMIYGIRLAEYRKPFFTIEIHAINETEAYLGELIHEIGINLKSCAHCTGVRCIRHGHFLLEDSLLKKDWNLQNILSGMAHTNKLVNQHPDMLQQSSSSLQGMEE encoded by the exons ATGGCACTGAAATTAGTCAAGGACGCTCCAACGGTATGGAACTATCTAAACGGTGTGGTGAATCTGTACAAACCAGCCGGAGTAACGGTGCAGCAAGTTCGGAACACCATCATTCACAACTTATGCCGAg ATTTAAACCAACTCGAAGTGAGACCTTCGCTTCAGCGTGTCGTTATTGAAAACAATCTCGATGCGAAACTGGTTGTGCGAAAGGTGGAAGACCTTTCCGACAACGTGCTGGTAACGGGGCCACGCTATCAGCCGGACGATATCAAGTGTCGATTTTGCGCTAATCATGGACGCTTCACTAGTGGTGTAATAG CGCTGGGCATCAATAATGGCACAAACCTCGCCTTCCGACTGCAACAGAACCGGCCGCTGCGGGTGTACCGGGTGACCGGATTCCTGGGAAAGGCCACGGAGACACACTTTGCCGATTCGCGAGTAACGGCACGGGCCACCATCAGTCACATAGGTTCGGAAAAGATCGGCCGTTTGCTGGCCGCAATACAGGCGTCACATCAGCGCAAAATGTTCGAGCTGAGCGGTATCGACATACAGTCGCAGGCCGCCTACGAGCTAGCGTGCAAAGGCACGATACGACCGGCGGACAATCGGCTACCAATGATATACGGCATACGGCTGGCAGAGTATCGGAAACCTTTCTTTACCATCG AAATTCACGCAATCAACGAGACGGAAGCGTACCTCGGCGAACTCATCCACGAGATTGGCATCAACCTGAAATCGTGCGCACATTGCACCGGTGTACGCTGTATACGGCACGGCCATTTTCTGCTGGAAGATTCGCTGCTTAAAAAGGACTGGAACCTGCAAAACATCCTCAGCGGCATGGCACACACGAACAAGCTCGTAAATCAGCATCCAGACATGTTGCAGCAAAGTAGCTCATCCTTGCAAGGAATGGAAGAGTAG